One genomic region from Corallococcus soli encodes:
- a CDS encoding shikimate dehydrogenase encodes MRATRRIITLPPTLTGEEALAFARDGLRRGADVLEVRTDLHAPDAIDPGALARVMPLLVSERGKPLPGAWVEAAWRVDKDVERANDLDAPPGRLLASHHAEGPLTTAEALRRWSRPLPTDALVKHVEPMDVPADLDVLLETQRQLSARFGAERVTVLGMGPVALPARAVLSSRNGLEYLAMGGAWTAAPGQRLLDDVVREHRKAKDRSAPRLGILGTSIPHSRSPRIHRQPFDRIDLVEDAPVEAVVDSLLAHYAGFAVTSPFKMRLARHTGSPLEAINTLVRRGSRWESHNTDTEGARAVLERLGSTSVSVLGDGGSTQALKLVAAEQGLALRVVRRAEVQAPLSGDWVWTWPDRVAPPETLRFEGARVAVIAYGAPGRRVAAEIVSRGGTPLLLGAAWFVAQARRQRQLWETAT; translated from the coding sequence GTGAGGGCCACCCGGCGCATCATCACCCTGCCCCCCACCCTCACCGGCGAGGAGGCCCTGGCCTTCGCCCGGGATGGCCTGAGAAGGGGCGCGGACGTGCTGGAGGTGAGGACCGACCTGCACGCCCCCGACGCCATCGACCCCGGGGCCCTGGCCCGCGTGATGCCGCTGCTGGTCTCCGAGCGCGGCAAGCCGCTGCCTGGCGCCTGGGTGGAGGCCGCGTGGCGCGTGGACAAGGACGTGGAGCGCGCCAACGACCTGGACGCCCCCCCGGGCCGCCTGCTCGCGTCGCACCACGCGGAGGGGCCGCTGACGACGGCGGAGGCGCTGCGGCGCTGGTCCCGTCCGCTCCCCACGGATGCGCTGGTGAAGCACGTGGAGCCCATGGACGTCCCGGCGGACCTGGACGTGCTGCTGGAGACGCAGCGCCAGCTCTCCGCCCGCTTCGGCGCGGAGCGCGTCACGGTGCTGGGCATGGGGCCGGTGGCGCTCCCCGCGCGCGCGGTGCTCTCCTCCCGCAACGGGCTGGAGTACCTGGCGATGGGCGGCGCGTGGACGGCCGCCCCGGGGCAGCGCCTGCTGGACGACGTGGTGCGCGAGCACCGCAAGGCGAAGGACCGGAGCGCGCCGCGCCTGGGCATCCTGGGGACTTCGATTCCGCACTCGCGCTCGCCCCGGATCCACCGCCAGCCGTTTGATCGCATCGACCTGGTGGAGGACGCGCCGGTGGAGGCGGTGGTGGATTCGCTGCTGGCGCACTACGCGGGCTTCGCCGTCACCAGCCCCTTCAAGATGCGGCTCGCGCGACACACCGGCTCGCCCCTGGAGGCCATCAACACCCTGGTGCGACGGGGCTCGCGGTGGGAGTCCCACAACACCGACACCGAGGGCGCCCGCGCGGTGCTGGAGCGCCTGGGTTCGACGTCGGTGTCGGTGCTGGGAGACGGCGGCTCCACGCAGGCCCTGAAACTGGTGGCCGCGGAACAGGGCCTTGCCCTGCGGGTCGTGCGTCGGGCCGAGGTCCAGGCGCCGCTGTCCGGGGACTGGGTCTGGACGTGGCCGGACCGGGTGGCCCCGCCCGAAACCCTGCGATTCGAGGGGGCGCGCGTGGCGGTGATCGCATACGGTGCACCCGGCCGGCGCGTCGCTGCGGAGATCGTTAGCCGCGGGGGCACCCCTCTCCTGCTCGGTGCGGCGTGGTTCGTCGCCCAGGCCCGGCGGCAGCGACAACTCTGGGAAACGGCGACATGA
- a CDS encoding 1,4-dihydroxy-2-naphthoate polyprenyltransferase, with amino-acid sequence MSTLVSSHSDAAPPRPTLKTWLMAVRPKTLTAGAVPVLVATALAYGEGVGRLLPALAALLGAVLIQIGTNFINDYYDFKKGADTEERLGPKRVTQSGLIAPATVLMGGLTCFALATLVGVYLVAVGGWPIVAIGVMSLLCGYAYTGGPYPLGYHGLGDLFVLIFFGIVAVTGTYYVQAGTVGPAAWWASLPVGAIGTCLIVVNNQRDASTDVKAGKRTVVVRFGAGFGRAEYVLLLLASYATPFVLFAKGLTSGWVFLPLLSLPLVVTPLRLMLKSEGAALNPALGATAKLQLVFGLLFALGLFLR; translated from the coding sequence GTGAGCACCCTGGTTTCGAGTCACTCCGACGCCGCGCCTCCCCGGCCCACGCTGAAGACGTGGCTGATGGCCGTGCGCCCGAAGACGCTGACTGCGGGCGCGGTGCCGGTGCTGGTGGCCACGGCGCTGGCGTACGGCGAAGGCGTGGGGCGTCTGTTGCCCGCGCTCGCGGCGCTCCTGGGCGCGGTGCTGATCCAGATCGGCACCAACTTCATCAACGACTACTACGACTTCAAGAAGGGCGCGGACACGGAGGAGCGCCTGGGCCCGAAGCGCGTGACGCAGAGCGGGCTCATCGCGCCGGCCACGGTGCTGATGGGCGGGCTCACGTGCTTCGCGCTGGCGACGCTGGTGGGCGTGTACCTGGTCGCGGTGGGCGGCTGGCCCATCGTGGCCATCGGGGTGATGTCGCTCCTGTGCGGCTACGCGTACACCGGAGGCCCGTACCCGCTGGGCTACCACGGGCTGGGCGACCTGTTCGTGCTGATCTTCTTCGGCATCGTGGCGGTGACGGGCACGTACTACGTGCAGGCCGGCACGGTGGGCCCCGCTGCCTGGTGGGCGTCGCTGCCGGTGGGCGCCATCGGCACCTGTCTCATCGTGGTGAACAACCAGCGCGACGCGAGCACGGACGTGAAGGCCGGCAAGCGCACGGTGGTGGTCCGCTTCGGCGCGGGCTTCGGCCGGGCGGAGTACGTGCTGCTGTTGCTGGCCTCCTACGCCACGCCGTTCGTGTTGTTCGCCAAGGGGCTGACGAGCGGCTGGGTGTTCCTGCCGCTGTTGAGCCTGCCGCTGGTGGTGACGCCCCTGAGGCTGATGCTGAAGTCGGAAGGGGCGGCGCTCAACCCCGCGTTGGGGGCCACGGCGAAGCTGCAACTCGTCTTTGGACTGCTGTTCGCGCTGGGCCTGTTCCTGCGCTGA
- the aroC gene encoding chorismate synthase, with amino-acid sequence MNTFGTLFRLTTFGESHGPALGSILDGCPAGVPLTRDLLQAALDRRRPGQSALVTARNEPDSVEILSGVFEDKTLGTPIAAIVRNTNQRSQDYNQLAAVDRPGHADAVWRERYKHRDHRGGGRTSGRETLCRVIGGTIAEAYLARDLPTLSTVAYVSQVGELVASVPAPGLTRALVDAHPTRCPDVTLRDEMSRQILAAKEAGDSLGGAIDVRVEGLPVGLGEPIFGKLKALIAQALGSIGAVTGVVWGPPDLLQRIGQPGSQFHSVKDAYGGIQGGLANGEPMQVRAFFKPPATLADHAKGGRHDPCIMPRAVPVLEAMVSLVIADLVLQLNARPHSA; translated from the coding sequence ATGAATACCTTTGGCACCCTCTTCCGGCTGACGACCTTCGGCGAAAGCCACGGCCCCGCGCTCGGCTCCATCCTGGACGGCTGCCCCGCGGGCGTCCCGCTCACGCGCGACCTGCTCCAGGCGGCCCTGGACCGCAGGCGGCCCGGGCAGTCCGCCCTCGTCACCGCGCGCAACGAGCCGGACAGCGTGGAGATCCTCTCTGGCGTCTTCGAGGACAAGACGCTGGGCACGCCCATCGCGGCCATCGTGCGCAACACGAATCAGCGCTCGCAGGACTACAACCAGCTGGCGGCCGTGGACCGGCCCGGCCACGCGGACGCCGTCTGGCGCGAGCGCTACAAGCACCGCGACCACCGCGGCGGCGGGCGCACCAGCGGCCGGGAGACGCTCTGCCGCGTCATCGGCGGCACCATCGCGGAGGCGTACCTGGCCCGCGACCTGCCCACGCTGAGCACCGTGGCCTACGTGTCGCAGGTGGGGGAGCTGGTGGCCTCCGTTCCGGCGCCGGGCCTCACCCGCGCGCTCGTGGACGCGCACCCCACCCGCTGCCCGGACGTCACCCTGCGCGACGAGATGTCCCGTCAGATCCTCGCCGCGAAGGAGGCCGGGGACAGCCTGGGCGGCGCCATCGACGTGCGCGTGGAGGGCCTGCCCGTGGGCCTGGGCGAGCCCATCTTCGGCAAGCTGAAGGCGCTCATCGCGCAGGCGCTGGGCAGCATTGGCGCCGTCACCGGCGTCGTCTGGGGCCCGCCGGATCTGCTCCAGCGCATCGGGCAGCCCGGCAGCCAGTTCCACTCCGTGAAGGACGCGTACGGTGGCATCCAGGGTGGCCTCGCCAACGGCGAGCCCATGCAGGTGCGCGCCTTCTTCAAGCCCCCCGCGACGCTCGCGGATCACGCCAAGGGCGGCCGACACGATCCGTGCATCATGCCCCGCGCCGTCCCGGTGCTGGAGGCCATGGTGTCGCTCGTCATCGCCGACCTCGTCCTGCAACTCAACGCCCGCCCCCACTCCGCATGA
- a CDS encoding shikimate kinase → MSEPSAEARRLLVAQVVASVDPRLQPVLQQALASPGPCPRPEEAQTVVLAGHRAAGKTRLLPLVSRLLGRTGLDLDAELERRHGRPLRTWVAESPTTFRAAERETLGLLPGGGVVAVGGGFLSHHPDALREHFTLVVPVSFDTYRERLTADTTRPRLRADVSLEEELHSMFHEREALHARVPTIALADFLRGCLAQEST, encoded by the coding sequence ATGTCGGAACCGTCCGCTGAGGCCCGGCGCCTCCTCGTCGCCCAGGTCGTCGCGTCGGTAGACCCCCGGCTCCAGCCGGTGCTCCAGCAGGCCCTCGCGTCCCCGGGGCCCTGCCCCCGTCCGGAGGAGGCGCAGACCGTGGTGCTCGCCGGGCATCGCGCCGCGGGCAAGACGCGCCTGCTTCCGCTCGTCTCGCGCCTGCTGGGGCGCACCGGGCTGGATCTGGACGCGGAGCTGGAGCGCCGTCACGGGCGCCCGCTCCGCACCTGGGTCGCGGAGTCCCCCACCACCTTCCGCGCCGCGGAGCGCGAGACGCTGGGCCTGCTGCCCGGCGGCGGCGTGGTGGCGGTGGGCGGTGGCTTCCTGTCACACCACCCGGACGCGCTCCGGGAGCACTTCACGCTCGTCGTCCCGGTCAGCTTCGACACGTACCGCGAGCGGCTGACGGCGGACACCACGCGCCCGCGCCTGCGCGCGGACGTGTCGCTGGAGGAGGAGCTGCACTCGATGTTCCACGAGCGCGAAGCCCTCCACGCCCGCGTTCCCACCATTGCCCTGGCGGACTTCCTCCGGGGCTGTCTTGCCCAGGAGTCCACGTGA
- the menC gene encoding o-succinylbenzoate synthase → MRITEATLTPLRLTLARPLKTARGNYATRDGFIVRLTDEDGRVGQGEAMPLPEFGTESLSTTQQVLRGWLDTLKGQSLDDSIEGIEATLAPSPGDELRPLGVKIRASNLDEHVPAAQHGLELALLDLLAQRKGVPLCWLLAEEARPEVLVSALLIAEEPKALAQEAREAVAEGFQTLKVKVAGRPLDEDEARVRAVREAVGPRVRLRLDANGGWTEPEANRALDRLGWYELELVEQPTPPEDLQALWRVQRRAPCIIAADETLATPAAVRALLTMDLGGGPVVGAVVIKPMVLGGLLPSMVVALRAARLGMHAYVTSSLDGVVARAGAAHLASALPSGELASGLAVGRLFADEPLDHPYRPRHGLLRLRDVPGLGLSPELLEVP, encoded by the coding sequence ATGCGCATCACCGAGGCGACGCTCACCCCCCTGCGGCTCACGCTGGCCCGTCCCCTGAAGACGGCGAGGGGAAACTACGCCACGCGCGACGGCTTCATCGTGCGCCTGACGGACGAGGACGGCCGCGTGGGACAGGGCGAAGCGATGCCCCTGCCGGAGTTCGGCACGGAGTCGCTGTCCACCACACAGCAGGTGCTGCGCGGCTGGCTGGACACCCTCAAGGGCCAGTCGCTGGATGACAGCATCGAGGGCATCGAAGCGACCCTCGCGCCCTCGCCCGGCGACGAGCTGCGCCCCCTGGGCGTGAAGATCCGTGCGTCGAACCTGGACGAGCACGTCCCCGCAGCGCAGCACGGCCTGGAGCTGGCGCTGTTGGATCTGCTGGCCCAGCGAAAGGGCGTCCCCCTGTGCTGGCTGCTCGCGGAGGAGGCGCGGCCGGAGGTGCTGGTGAGCGCGCTCTTGATCGCGGAGGAGCCCAAGGCCCTGGCCCAGGAGGCGCGGGAGGCGGTGGCGGAGGGCTTCCAGACGCTGAAGGTCAAGGTGGCGGGCCGTCCGCTGGACGAGGATGAGGCGCGCGTGCGCGCCGTCCGTGAAGCGGTGGGCCCCCGGGTGCGCCTGCGGCTGGACGCGAACGGCGGCTGGACCGAGCCCGAGGCCAACCGCGCCCTGGACCGCCTGGGCTGGTACGAGCTGGAGCTGGTGGAGCAGCCCACGCCGCCCGAGGACCTCCAGGCGCTGTGGCGGGTGCAGCGCCGCGCCCCGTGCATCATCGCCGCGGATGAGACGCTCGCCACGCCCGCGGCCGTGCGCGCGCTGCTGACGATGGACCTGGGCGGAGGGCCGGTGGTGGGCGCCGTGGTGATCAAACCGATGGTGCTCGGGGGATTGCTGCCCTCCATGGTCGTGGCGCTGCGGGCGGCCCGGCTGGGCATGCACGCCTACGTCACCAGCTCCCTCGACGGCGTGGTGGCCCGGGCCGGCGCGGCGCACCTGGCCTCCGCGCTGCCGTCCGGGGAGCTGGCCTCCGGGCTCGCCGTGGGAAGGCTCTTCGCGGACGAACCGCTGGACCATCCCTATCGTCCACGGCACGGCCTGTTGCGCCTGCGCGACGTACCCGGCCTGGGGCTGTCGCCGGAGCTGCTCGAAGTCCCCTGA
- the menD gene encoding 2-succinyl-5-enolpyruvyl-6-hydroxy-3-cyclohexene-1-carboxylic-acid synthase produces MSSDANLNVLWARALLEELVRGGVRHAVVCPGSRSSALALACVHTPGLRTWSVIDERSAGFFALGMAKQSRQPVVVVATSGSAGAHFYPAIIEAAMAQVPLVVLTADRPLELQGWGAPQTVPQARFYGEFARMFADVGLPESHSAAIAHLRATAARAVSTACRAPRGAVQLNVPFREPLAPVAQDFGVEKLSALAREGRPDAPLTRILPPSRMPDAAALDMVRARIAATERGVILCGPRDEDDGFAEAITALSQATGYPVLAEAASQARYGGGPLTVSLYDALLRHEPFARAHVPELVLRFGGGLTPKSPQQWMDASSADVIVFSDEGALYDPPHRASVVVEGSAVLACRALTAGVARGAGRWAQGFMAAERKARHALETALAERPDALTEPRLAREVVAALPAGALFFVSSSMPIRAVDAFAQGGGVPLRVLANRGANGIDGIVSSAAGMAAAAGRPAVLLSGDLALLHDLGGLVTAARARVPLTIVVVNNDGGGIFSFLPLAQSAKPDEFETLFGTPHGVDLSHAAALAGARFHRPTTPAALRSAVRTGLEGGFHLVEVQVDRATNVDEHRNLFARMATALGEGPWV; encoded by the coding sequence ATGTCGTCGGACGCTAACCTCAACGTGTTGTGGGCGCGCGCCCTGCTGGAGGAGCTGGTGCGCGGCGGGGTCCGGCACGCGGTGGTGTGCCCGGGGTCGCGCTCCTCGGCGCTGGCGCTCGCCTGCGTGCACACGCCGGGGCTGCGCACCTGGTCGGTCATCGACGAGCGCAGCGCGGGGTTCTTCGCGCTGGGCATGGCGAAGCAGTCGCGGCAGCCGGTGGTGGTGGTGGCGACCAGCGGTTCGGCGGGCGCGCACTTCTATCCGGCCATCATCGAAGCGGCCATGGCCCAGGTGCCGCTGGTGGTGCTGACCGCGGACCGGCCGCTGGAGCTGCAGGGCTGGGGCGCGCCGCAGACGGTGCCGCAGGCGCGCTTCTACGGCGAGTTCGCGCGGATGTTCGCGGACGTGGGCCTGCCCGAGTCGCACAGCGCGGCCATCGCGCACCTGCGGGCCACGGCCGCCCGCGCGGTGAGCACCGCCTGCCGCGCGCCCCGGGGCGCCGTGCAGCTCAACGTCCCGTTCCGCGAGCCGCTGGCGCCCGTCGCCCAGGACTTCGGCGTGGAGAAGCTGTCGGCGCTCGCGAGGGAAGGGCGCCCGGACGCGCCACTCACCCGCATCCTGCCGCCGTCGCGGATGCCGGATGCGGCGGCGCTGGACATGGTGCGGGCGCGCATCGCCGCCACCGAACGCGGGGTCATCCTCTGCGGTCCGCGCGACGAGGACGACGGCTTCGCGGAGGCCATCACCGCGCTGAGCCAGGCGACCGGCTACCCGGTGCTGGCCGAAGCCGCCTCCCAGGCGCGCTATGGCGGCGGTCCGTTGACGGTGTCGCTCTACGACGCGCTCCTCCGGCACGAACCCTTCGCGCGGGCCCACGTCCCGGAGCTCGTCCTGCGCTTCGGCGGCGGGCTGACGCCCAAGTCCCCGCAGCAGTGGATGGATGCGTCCAGCGCGGACGTCATCGTCTTCAGCGACGAGGGCGCGCTGTATGATCCGCCGCACCGCGCCTCCGTGGTGGTGGAGGGCTCCGCGGTGCTCGCGTGCCGCGCGCTGACGGCAGGTGTGGCGCGGGGCGCGGGCCGCTGGGCCCAGGGGTTCATGGCCGCGGAGCGCAAGGCCCGTCACGCGCTGGAGACCGCGCTCGCGGAGCGTCCGGACGCGCTGACCGAGCCCCGGCTGGCGCGCGAGGTGGTGGCGGCGCTGCCGGCCGGAGCGCTCTTCTTCGTGTCCAGCAGCATGCCCATCCGCGCGGTGGACGCCTTCGCGCAAGGGGGCGGGGTGCCGCTGCGCGTGCTGGCGAACCGGGGGGCCAACGGCATCGACGGCATCGTGTCCAGCGCGGCGGGCATGGCGGCGGCGGCGGGGCGGCCCGCGGTGCTGTTGTCCGGCGACCTGGCGCTCTTGCACGACCTGGGCGGACTGGTGACGGCGGCGCGGGCCCGGGTGCCCCTGACCATCGTCGTGGTGAACAACGACGGGGGCGGCATCTTCTCCTTCCTGCCGCTGGCGCAGTCGGCGAAGCCGGACGAGTTCGAGACGCTCTTCGGCACGCCGCACGGCGTGGACCTGTCGCACGCGGCGGCGCTCGCCGGCGCCCGGTTCCACCGCCCCACGACGCCCGCGGCCCTGCGCTCGGCGGTGCGCACGGGGCTGGAGGGTGGCTTCCACCTCGTGGAGGTCCAGGTCGACCGGGCCACCAACGTGGACGAGCATCGTAACCTCTTCGCGCGGATGGCCACCGCACTGGGAGAAGGACCATGGGTGTGA
- the menH gene encoding 2-succinyl-6-hydroxy-2,4-cyclohexadiene-1-carboxylate synthase: MGVKLAHDTWGEGPHTLLALHGFTGSGASFEHLKPLFGRSVRVVAVDLPGHGRTPLPDKRGRDGFLETVDAVVQLARELGGGADPVDLLGYSQGARLALAASVQAPECFGRLIMESGSPGLHRRQERSERREADAKLAGFIRTKGVEAFVERWEALPLFDGLRRLPSPQQDALRERRKACTAAGLAGALECLGLGVQPDYWPSLHRQRLPTLLLTGDQDAKFTNLARRMAAELPVVWRHAFAGSAHAPHLEAPEEYVREVLSFLQTPWYEAPQFEPAILAREASPS, translated from the coding sequence ATGGGTGTGAAGCTCGCGCATGACACCTGGGGCGAAGGCCCCCACACGCTGCTGGCGCTGCACGGCTTCACCGGCAGCGGCGCCTCGTTCGAACACCTGAAGCCGCTGTTTGGTCGCTCCGTGCGCGTGGTGGCGGTGGACCTGCCCGGCCACGGGCGCACGCCGCTGCCCGACAAGAGGGGGCGCGACGGCTTCCTGGAGACGGTGGACGCGGTGGTCCAGCTCGCGCGCGAGCTGGGCGGCGGCGCGGACCCGGTGGACCTGCTCGGCTATTCGCAGGGCGCGCGGCTGGCGCTGGCCGCCTCGGTGCAGGCGCCGGAGTGCTTCGGCCGGCTCATCATGGAGAGTGGCTCGCCGGGCCTGCACCGCCGTCAGGAGCGCTCCGAACGGCGCGAAGCGGACGCGAAGCTCGCGGGCTTCATCCGGACGAAGGGCGTGGAGGCCTTCGTGGAGCGCTGGGAAGCGCTGCCGCTCTTCGACGGGCTGCGCCGCCTGCCCTCGCCGCAGCAGGACGCGCTGCGCGAGCGCCGCAAGGCGTGCACGGCCGCGGGGCTGGCCGGGGCGCTGGAGTGCCTGGGCCTGGGCGTGCAGCCGGACTACTGGCCGTCGCTGCACCGTCAGCGGCTGCCCACGCTGCTGCTCACCGGAGATCAGGACGCGAAGTTCACGAACCTGGCGCGGCGCATGGCGGCGGAGCTGCCGGTGGTGTGGCGCCACGCGTTCGCGGGCAGCGCGCATGCCCCGCACCTGGAGGCCCCGGAGGAGTACGTGCGGGAAGTGCTCTCGTTCCTCCAGACGCCCTGGTACGAAGCGCCGCAGTTCGAACCCGCCATCCTGGCGCGAGAGGCGTCCCCCTCGTGA
- a CDS encoding isochorismate synthase yields the protein MMPLAGVDPLAGAGSLGIPSLYWERPVAREAAAGWGEAGVREAQVAAELPSVLGALGHESVRWLGPVPTRMPGPWFGGMRFSPTGQVDGAWRSHGLARWTLPEVLVWREDNALYVAAFASEAQGGADAVRSRLARVRASFPEVYRHAAGAPVALRMSSSRRDFEALVDRAVEAIRTGQLHKVVLARAMDAEGPEPFDVVDVLARLREQNPRCATFLFRAPDGTGFLGATPETLCRVDGRVLETEALAGSAAPGGEAVLDASDKDRREHEAVVCYILQALEPVAASVSADAQPSVLALKNVMHLRTGIRARLGEGVDTAQVVTALHPTPAVGGTPRELALSFLVEHEALDRGWYAGPVGWVGPGRAHLVVALRSALVRGAHARLFVGAGIVAGSSAESEWRETEMKSLAMLRALGGGDVVGR from the coding sequence ATGATGCCTCTGGCGGGGGTGGATCCGCTCGCGGGGGCCGGAAGCCTGGGCATTCCCTCCTTGTATTGGGAGCGCCCGGTGGCCCGTGAGGCGGCCGCGGGGTGGGGCGAGGCCGGGGTGCGCGAGGCGCAGGTGGCGGCGGAGCTCCCCTCGGTGCTGGGCGCGCTGGGGCACGAGAGCGTGCGGTGGTTGGGGCCCGTGCCCACCCGCATGCCCGGGCCCTGGTTCGGCGGCATGCGCTTCAGCCCCACGGGGCAGGTGGATGGTGCCTGGCGCTCGCATGGGCTCGCCCGCTGGACGTTGCCGGAGGTGCTGGTGTGGCGCGAGGACAACGCGCTGTACGTCGCGGCCTTCGCGTCCGAGGCGCAGGGAGGGGCGGACGCGGTGCGCTCGCGGCTGGCGCGCGTGCGCGCGTCCTTCCCGGAGGTTTACCGCCACGCGGCGGGCGCCCCGGTGGCGCTGCGCATGTCGTCGTCGCGGCGGGACTTCGAGGCGCTGGTGGACCGGGCGGTGGAGGCCATCCGCACGGGCCAGTTGCACAAGGTGGTGCTGGCGCGGGCGATGGACGCGGAGGGGCCGGAGCCCTTCGACGTGGTGGACGTGCTGGCGCGCCTGCGCGAGCAGAACCCCCGCTGCGCCACGTTCCTGTTCCGCGCGCCGGACGGGACGGGCTTCCTGGGCGCGACGCCGGAGACGCTGTGCCGGGTGGATGGGCGCGTGCTGGAGACGGAGGCGCTGGCGGGGTCCGCGGCGCCGGGCGGCGAAGCGGTGCTGGATGCCAGTGACAAGGACCGGCGCGAACACGAGGCGGTGGTCTGCTACATCCTCCAGGCGCTGGAGCCGGTGGCGGCGAGCGTGTCCGCGGACGCGCAGCCGTCGGTGCTCGCGCTGAAGAACGTGATGCACCTGCGCACGGGCATCCGCGCGCGGCTGGGCGAAGGCGTGGACACCGCGCAGGTCGTCACCGCGCTGCACCCCACGCCGGCGGTGGGCGGCACGCCGAGGGAGTTGGCGCTGTCGTTCCTGGTGGAGCACGAGGCCCTGGACCGGGGCTGGTACGCGGGGCCGGTGGGGTGGGTGGGGCCGGGGCGGGCGCACCTGGTGGTGGCGCTGCGCTCGGCGCTGGTGCGCGGCGCGCATGCCCGGCTCTTCGTGGGCGCGGGCATCGTCGCGGGCTCCAGCGCGGAATCGGAGTGGCGGGAGACGGAGATGAAGAGTCTGGCCATGCTGCGCGCGCTCGGGGGCGGCGATGTCGTCGGACGCTAA
- the ubiE gene encoding bifunctional demethylmenaquinone methyltransferase/2-methoxy-6-polyprenyl-1,4-benzoquinol methylase UbiE gives MSTEVRQMFSSIATRYDVTNEVLSFGVHRLWRRTAVKLSQAKEGSQVLDCATGTGDLALAFKRKVGPTGRVVGTDFCPEMLESAPAKAAKAGLEVEFQVQDAMALTLPDNSFDVASISFGIRNVDDPVKCLQEMARVVRPGGRVVVLEFGQPTGPYGALFRFYSKTIMPAVGGLLTGNRAAYAYLPRTAAAFPAGERFLSLMDQAGVYSERAAHPLLFGTAYVYVGTVR, from the coding sequence ATGAGCACCGAAGTCCGTCAGATGTTCTCCTCCATCGCCACGCGCTACGACGTGACGAACGAAGTCCTCTCCTTCGGCGTGCACCGGCTGTGGCGGCGCACGGCGGTGAAGCTGAGCCAGGCGAAGGAAGGCAGCCAGGTGCTCGACTGCGCCACCGGCACGGGTGACCTGGCGCTGGCGTTCAAGCGCAAGGTGGGCCCCACCGGCCGCGTGGTGGGCACTGACTTCTGCCCGGAGATGCTGGAGAGCGCGCCCGCCAAGGCGGCCAAGGCCGGCCTGGAGGTGGAGTTCCAGGTGCAGGACGCGATGGCGCTCACCCTCCCGGACAACAGCTTCGACGTGGCGTCCATCTCCTTCGGCATCCGCAACGTGGATGATCCGGTGAAGTGCCTGCAGGAGATGGCGCGCGTGGTGCGCCCGGGCGGCCGCGTGGTGGTGCTGGAGTTCGGCCAGCCCACCGGCCCCTACGGCGCGCTGTTCCGCTTCTACAGCAAGACCATCATGCCGGCGGTCGGCGGGCTGCTGACGGGCAACCGCGCCGCGTATGCGTACCTGCCTCGCACCGCCGCGGCCTTCCCCGCGGGCGAGCGCTTCCTCTCCCTGATGGACCAGGCCGGCGTTTACTCCGAGCGCGCCGCCCACCCCCTGCTGTTTGGAACCGCCTACGTCTATGTCGGAACCGTCCGCTGA
- the aroF gene encoding 3-deoxy-7-phosphoheptulonate synthase gives MGGQQADDPATRREPGAHRVLRSAHPDGTRVRVGGVEVGGRGFVVMAGPCAVEGAEQLELSARAVAHAGAHLLRGGVFKPRTSPYAFQGMGEPGLKLLVDAGRRHGLPIISEVMETEQLPLMAQHADILQVGARNMQNFGLLRALGRLRKPVLLKRGLSATVQEWLNAAEYILAGGNEQVILCERGIRTFETAMRNTLDLAAVAWAKEKSHLPVIVDPSHATGIPSLIAPMSLAAAAAGADGLLIEVHARPEQALCDGQQALSPEDFASLMRRLPGVLAAVDRHLWTPAGPAQIAGAR, from the coding sequence GTGGGAGGCCAGCAAGCAGACGACCCAGCCACGCGGCGTGAGCCGGGCGCACACCGCGTCCTGCGGTCGGCGCATCCTGACGGCACGCGGGTCCGGGTGGGTGGCGTGGAGGTGGGAGGCCGGGGCTTCGTGGTGATGGCCGGGCCGTGCGCCGTGGAAGGCGCGGAGCAGTTGGAGCTCTCAGCGCGGGCGGTGGCCCACGCGGGCGCCCACCTGCTGCGCGGCGGCGTGTTCAAGCCCCGCACCAGCCCCTACGCGTTCCAGGGCATGGGTGAGCCGGGGCTGAAGCTGCTGGTGGACGCGGGCCGGCGGCACGGGCTGCCCATCATCAGCGAGGTGATGGAGACGGAGCAGCTGCCGTTGATGGCGCAGCACGCGGACATCCTCCAGGTGGGCGCGCGCAACATGCAGAACTTCGGGCTGCTGCGGGCGCTGGGCCGGCTGCGCAAGCCGGTGCTGCTCAAGCGCGGGCTGTCCGCCACGGTGCAGGAGTGGCTCAACGCCGCCGAGTACATCCTCGCGGGCGGCAACGAGCAGGTCATCCTGTGCGAGCGCGGCATCCGCACCTTCGAGACCGCGATGCGCAACACGCTGGACCTGGCCGCGGTGGCGTGGGCGAAGGAGAAGTCGCACCTGCCCGTCATCGTGGATCCGTCGCATGCGACAGGGATTCCGTCGCTCATCGCGCCCATGTCGCTGGCGGCGGCGGCGGCGGGCGCGGACGGGCTGTTGATTGAGGTCCACGCAAGGCCGGAGCAGGCGTTGTGCGACGGGCAGCAGGCGCTGTCGCCCGAGGATTTTGCGTCGTTGATGCGACGGCTGCCCGGCGTGCTCGCCGCGGTGGACCGTCACCTTTGGACGCCGGCGGGTCCGGCACAGATCGCGGGGGCGCGATGA